From the genome of Sphingopyxis sp. DBS4:
CGTCGGCCTCCAGTTGCTTGACGCGGCGCAGGCAAGGGCTTGGCGACAGGCCAATCCGGTCGGACAGCTGTTGGTTGGTCATGCGGCCGTCATTTTGCAACTCGGCCAGAATGCGCGAATCCATTTGATCGAGGGGCATAGTTGGTGTCCGTCGTCAGAACATTTGGCGCAACTCGTGGCGTAAATTAGCGGAGAGCGGGCCTCGTCTTGGGATTGATATTAGGCGGCGAGCTTTCGGTGCTGCAAGCGCCGATATTCGATAGTCTGTCGTTTGATCCTTTCGCGCTGTTTGATGATGGCGGGTGCCCTGCCGAAGTAGGCGTCAGCAGGCGTCACGTTGCCGAGGCTCTCGTGGTATCGGCGGTGATTATAATGGTCGATGAAGGCCTCGATCTGGGCTTCAAGTTCGCCAGGCAGGAAGTAGTTTTCGAGCAGGATGCGGTTTTTGAGGGTCTGGTGCCAGCGCTCGATCTTGCCCTGGGTCTGCGGATGCATCGGGGCACCGCGGACATGGGTCATCTTGTTGGCCTCGATATATTCGGCCAGTTCCCCAGCGATGTAGCTCGGGCCGTTGTCGCTGAGCAGTCGGGGTTTGTGCAGCACCGTGGCGCTGTCACATCCGGAAGCCGCCAGGGCGAGGTCCAGCGTGTCGGTGACGTCCTCGGCCCGCATGGTGGTGCACAGCTTCCAGGCAATGATGTAGCGTGAGAAGTCGTCGAGCACGGTTGACAGGTACAGCCAGCCCCACCCGATGATCTTGAAGTAGGTAAAATCGGTCTGCCACATCTCGTTCGGTCGGGTGGTCTTGGTGTGGAACGCATCGGCGGCCTTGACCACGACATAGGCCGGACTGGTGATCAGATCATGGGCCTTGAGCAGGCGGTAAACCGTGGCTTCCGACACGAAGTAGCGCCTCTCGTCGGTGAACCGCACCGCCAGTTCGCGAGGGGATAGCTCGGTCGTCTCCAGCGCCATCTCGACGATCTGGTCCCGGATATCGTTGCCGATGCGATTCCACACCCGGCTCGGCGCCGATGGCCGATCCTCCAGCGCCTCCGGCCCGCCTTCGAGGTAGCGGTCATACCATCGATAGAAGGTCCGGCGGGGGATGCCGAGCTGGTCCAGCGTCCGCTTGGCGGGCAGATGCGACTGCTCGACGATCCTGATGATCTCGAGCTTCTCAGATGCGGGATACCTCATTCTTCGTCGCCCCCATCCGCGATCATGCTTTTTTTGAGCAGACGGTTTTCCAGCGTCAGGTCGGCCACGCATTCCTTCAGGGCACGGGCTTCGCGGCGCAGGTCGTGCACCTCGCCGGTGGTCGCAGCTCGGGCGGTATCGCCGGCCAGACGACGCTTGCCCGCTTCCATGAACTCCTTCGACCAGGTGTAATACAGGCTCTGGGCGATGCCTTCCTTGCGGCACAGCTCGGCGATGCTGTCTTCGCCGCGCAGCCCCTCCAGCACGATCCTGATTTTGTCCTCTGCAGAGAAGTGCCGGCGCGTCGCACGCCGTATGTCCTTCACCACCCGCTCAGCTGGGGCCTTCGGCGCCGATTTTTTCAAGGAGGATTTGGGCTTCATCTTCGTTCCTTCGTCACTACGACGAAGCCCAAATCCTCCTTAAATCACAACCTCAAATATGCGCCATTGGTGCTGACGGCGGACACATGTCCGGATCGTCGATACTCATCGCGCTTTGCACGAAAGCCCAGTTTGCGAGGAGGCTCCGTATATTGCCCAGCTCGAAGACGAGCGGGGCGGCCAGGTCCCCCGGCTCCATCGGAGACGCGTGGTGATGTTCGGTCCCATATCGTTCGAAATAACGCTGTTCGCGGTCGATATCGTCGAGATGGTCGAGAAAGCGATCAAGCTCCGTTTCCGCTCGATCGATGCTCCGGCAATCCGCCCCTGTTTCGAGTTCGCAAGCGATTTCGCTCTCGACCTCGAAATCTCCTGCGGACCTATCTGTCATGGTCGCGGCGCTCGTTCTGCCGATCATGCGATCGTCCTCCCGCAATGGTGACGCCGATAAACAGGGCGAGAAGCAAGACGGAGACGAGAATGATCAGGAATATCGTCATGCGCACCTCCCGCAAGAACGTGTCGATTGTCCGAAGGGCAGGCTGCCGGTCGCCTCCTAACGCCAGACAAACCCCGTCCGGGTCATGATCGCCCCGGCCGGGATCATTGGTTTAGCCGCTGCTCGAACTGCAGTGCCTTCTGGTACATCTCGCGCCATGCAACGGCCGCACGAAGGGCCCGGTCCCGTACGTTGGGAAGCGACGCCTCCTTCGCTTCCGCCTGACACGCCTGCATGCGAGCCAGATAGAAGCGGCTGTTCCGTGAGGTTGGTTTGGGGCTTTGGGGAATCATGTCGCAAGTTCCGTTTCTCGGGATTGTGATGGAACGTCATCGCGAGGCCCGGTCGATCCCGCCCCGGCAAGGCCGCGGAACTTTGCGGCTCCACCGGTCGGCCCGGCGACGAGCCACGCGCTGCCGCCGCCGCGACAAGGCTTCGCAAGCGGAAAGCCTAGCGCTTGCGTACGAACTCGGCGCGCAGGACGAGGCCCTTGATGCTGTCGTGACGGCAATCGATCTCCTGCGGATCGCCCGTCAGGCGGATCGACTTGATGACCGTCCCCACCTTCAGCGTCTTGCTGGCCCCCTTGACCTCGAGATCCTTGATCAGTGCAACGCTGTCGCCATCCTGGAGCAGGTTCCCGACCGCGTCGCGAACCTCGACCTGCGAGGCTGCGGCCTTGCGTTCCGCAAGTTCCGACGCCGGCATCCACTCGCCGCTTTCCTCGTCATAGACATAGTCGTCGTTGTCACTCATTTCATTCTCCAGACTTGGTCAGAATTCGGCTTTCCCGGCGGCCGACCGATCGAAAAACGGCGCGTGCGAATAGCCTGCCGCTCACAGGGGTCGCCGTCATTTCGCCTCCGCCAGATCGACCGCGAGCGCCTGCGCGTCCGCATAATCGGCCGCATAGGCGATGCGACCCGCCGCTTCGCCGAGGCCGATCCGCCCGAGCATCGCCCGCGGCTGGGGCTGCACGCCCGAGACAATCACCCGCGCGCCCGCCAGCCGGGCCTGTTCGACAAATTCTTGGAGCGCCTGCGCTCCGCTCGCATCGAGGAGCGGCACGAGCCGCATCCGCAAGATGATGACGCGCGGCGACTGCCCGACGCGGCGCAGCGTGTCGAGCAGCTCGCCCGCGACGCCGAAAAAGAAGGGACCGGCAATCCGGAACACCTCGACCCCGGGCGGCAGATCGTCGCGCTGGTCGAGGTCTTCGGCATCGAGTTCAGCGTCGCGGCGGCCGCTCCGGTCGACCTCGACCGCTTCGGCCATGCGCGCCATGAACAGCAGCGACGCGAGCGTGACCCCGACTGCGATCGCCACCGTCAGGTCAACGAGCACCGTCAGTCCGAAGGTGATGAGCAGCACCGCCCGGTCGCTGTTCGGCATCCGCAGCAGTGCGAGGAAGCGCTGATACTCGCTCATGCCCCAGGCGACCATGAACAGGATCGCGGCGAGCGCAGCCATCGGCACATAGGCCATCAGGTCGGTGCCGAAGAGGATGAAGACGAGCAGGAAAGCCGCATGCATCATGCCCGCGACCGGCGTCTTCGCACCCGATCGGATATTGGTCGCTGTGCGCGCGATCGCTCCGGTGGCCGGGAGGCCGCCGAACAGAGCCGAGCCGAGATTGGCAACGCCCTGCCCGATCAGCTCCTGGTTCGAGCGATGCCGCGTCCCGACCATCCCGTCGGCGACGACCGCCGAGAGCAGCGCCTCGATCCCGGCGAGGAAGGCGATGGTGAAGGCCGACGGCAGGACGGCATTGATCTTCGCGAGCGATATCTCGGGAAACGACGGGACCGGAAGGCCGGCTGGAATGTCGGGAAAGCGCGAACCAATCGTGTCGACCGGCAGGTTCAAAAGCGCCACCGCGAGGGAACTTGCCACCACCGCGATCAGGAAACCCGGCAAGCGCGGCGCGAATTTGCGAAACGTGATGATGATTGCCAGCGCACCCGCACCAACGCCGATCGCAGCCCAGTTCGCGCTGGGCAGCGCGCCGAGATAGGCCTGCCATTTGGGAAGGAAATCGGCGGGAACCGTATCGATCGAAAGGCCGAGGAAATCCTTGACCTGGCTCGAGGCGATGATCACCGCAATCCCCGCCGTAAAGCCGGTCACCACCGGATGCGGAATATATTTGATGATCTGACCGAAGCGAAGCAACCCCGCCGCAACGAGGATGAGCCCGGCGAGCAAGGTCGCGATCAGGAGGCCGTCATAGCCATGGCTCGCGATGACGTTGAAGATCACGACGACGAAGGCGCCGGTCGGACCGCCCACCTGCACGCGCGATCCGCCCAGCGCCGAGATCAGGAAGCCCGCGACGACCGCGGTGATCAGCCCCTTGTCGGGCGAGGCGCCGCTCGCGATGCCGAGCGCCATCGCGAGCGGCAGCGCAACGATGGCAACCGTCAGCCCCGCGATCGCATCGGCCCGAAATGTGGCGACGGAATAACCCTCGCGAAAGACCGTAAAGAGCTTCGGCGTATAGGCCTCGGTCTTCACCGAATTTCGGGCCGGCTCGGAAATTTGGCGGACAGAAGCGCACGACCGGGCGCCTTGGGATCGGTGTCGGCCACGTCACGGACGCGCACCCCCCGCCCGGTCCCGACGCTCGATGAATATTCGCCGAGCAGTTCGATGCCGGCACCTTCGAGCGCGCCAATCACCTTGACCAGCGTATCGACGACGCCGCGGACCTGGCCATTGGACGCCTCCATGCGCTGGATCGTCGGCAGCGAAAGACCGGCAAGCTCGGCCAGTTCGCGCTGGTCGATCCCGAGGAGCGCGCGCGCCGCGCGCATCTGCTGCGAAGTGATCATATCAGCCCCTTGATGTTTCATACATCATTTACCAGTCTTAACACCATCATCTTATGCTGTATATATCGATGATGCAATATCATCAGTCAGATCGCCGAGAATGGAAAGTCGATACGGGAAAGCCTTCACCCCTCCGCGATGGCGCGGGCGACCTGCATGCGATACCGGCCAATGCCGTGCTACCGGGATCGGGATGGGGCGCGATCTATCGCGGCGTTCGTGGACGCTGCCCTCGCTGCGGCGATGCGAAGCTGTTTCGCGCCTTCCTCAAGCCCGTGGACCATTGTTCCGCATGCAGGCAGGACTGGACGCATCAGCAGGCCGACGACTTTCCCGCCTATGTATCGATTTTCCTGACCGGACATATCATGGCGCCGGTGATCATCGCCCTTGTCCAGAACACGAAGCTGTCCCTGCCCGCCCTCGCCGCGATTATCGTGTCACTCATGCTAGGCTTGATGATCCTGTTTCTCCAGCCCGCCAAGGGCGGCATCATCACGCTGCAATGGTGGTTCGGCATGCACGGGTTCATGAAGGAACGGCGCCCGCCGGAGATATCCGATCGCGAAGGGTGAGGCTTGCCCGGAGCGGCAACCGCCCTCTAGATGAGCGGCAATCCCGTCCAAAGGAACGAATAGCTGGATACGGTATCGATCATCCTCTTCCTGTTGCTCGCCGTCGTCGTGAGCGGCGCGATATCGCGCATGCTGCCGGTGTCGCTGCCGACGCCGCTGGTGCAGATCCTGCTTGGCGCGGGGATCGGCCTGTCGACCTCCTACCGCGTCGAGCTCGATCCCGAGTTGTTCCTGCTGCTTTTCCTGCCGCCGCTGCTGTTCCTCGACGGCTGGCGCATTCCCAAGGACGAGCTGCTGAAGGATCTCTCGACCGTCGTCGAGCTTGCCCTCGGTCTCGTCCTCATGACCGTCATCGGCATGGGCCTGCTCATTCACTGGATGATCCCCGCGATGCCGATGGCGGTCGCCTTCGCGCTCGCCGCCGTCGTGTCGCCGACCGATCCGATCGCGGTGTCCGCCATCGCCGCGCGCGTGCCGATCCCCAAGCGGATGATGCATATTTTGGAGGGGGAGTCGCTCCTGAACGATGCCTCGGGCCTCGTTTGCCTGCGCTTCGCGATCGCCGCGGCGCTGACCGGCACCTTCTCCGCCGGCGCGGCGGCGCTCAACTTCCTGTGGGTCGCAGGGGCCGGTTTGGCGATCGGCTTTGCGGTGACGCTGTCGGTCACGTGCGCCAAGGCGTGGGTGACGAAGCGCTGGGGCGAGGATACCGGCTCGCAAATCCTCGTCAGCCTGCTGATCCCGTTCGGTTCGTACCTGCTCGCCGAGCATGTCCATGCCTCGGGCATTCTTGCCGCGGTGAGTGCCGGCGTGACCATGACCTTCGCCGAAATATCGCGGCAGGCGATGGCGGTCACCCGGATGCGGCGCAATTCGGTGTGGGACACGATCCAGTTCGCGCTCAACGGCATCATCTTCGTGCTGCTCGGCGAGCAACTGCCCGCCATCCTCGCCGGCGCGAAAGAAACGGTCGCGCTCACCGGTCATGGCGCTCCCTGGTGGCTTGCCGTCTATATCGTCGCGATCGTCGCAGGCCTCGCGGCGCTTCGCTTCCTTTGGGTGTGGATATCGTTCAGGCTCACGATCCTTCGCAAGCGCGACAAGAATATCGAATTCCAGAGCCCCAACTGGCGACTGGTCGCCGCGATGTCGTTTGCCGGCGTGCGCGGGGCGATCACGCTTGCGGGCGTCCTGACACTGCCGCTGGCCCTTGACGACGGCACCCCCTTCCCGGCGCGCGATCTTGCGATCTTCCTGGCTGCGGGCGTCATCATCGTCTCGCTGGTCCTTGCCACCGTCGCATTGCCCCTTTTGCTCAGGGGGCTGGTCATGCCGCCGGATCAGTCGAAGCAGGAAGAGGAGGATGCGGCGCGCATCGCCACGGCGGAGGCCGCGATCCATGCGATCGAACAACGACAGCATACGCTGGCAGAGCAGCACGGCGAAGCCGATCTCTATGTGGCTGCCGGCGCGCGCGTCATGGATTTTTACCGCGAGCGCAT
Proteins encoded in this window:
- a CDS encoding Na+/H+ antiporter, giving the protein MDTVSIILFLLLAVVVSGAISRMLPVSLPTPLVQILLGAGIGLSTSYRVELDPELFLLLFLPPLLFLDGWRIPKDELLKDLSTVVELALGLVLMTVIGMGLLIHWMIPAMPMAVAFALAAVVSPTDPIAVSAIAARVPIPKRMMHILEGESLLNDASGLVCLRFAIAAALTGTFSAGAAALNFLWVAGAGLAIGFAVTLSVTCAKAWVTKRWGEDTGSQILVSLLIPFGSYLLAEHVHASGILAAVSAGVTMTFAEISRQAMAVTRMRRNSVWDTIQFALNGIIFVLLGEQLPAILAGAKETVALTGHGAPWWLAVYIVAIVAGLAALRFLWVWISFRLTILRKRDKNIEFQSPNWRLVAAMSFAGVRGAITLAGVLTLPLALDDGTPFPARDLAIFLAAGVIIVSLVLATVALPLLLRGLVMPPDQSKQEEEDAARIATAEAAIHAIEQRQHTLAEQHGEADLYVAAGARVMDFYRERIESRTNGLSDARKAEEQLVREFQLVGIKAEREALLGLGRSRAIGSGVAQKLSRELDLSEARYRG
- a CDS encoding alkylphosphonate utilization protein, whose protein sequence is MSDNDDYVYDEESGEWMPASELAERKAAASQVEVRDAVGNLLQDGDSVALIKDLEVKGASKTLKVGTVIKSIRLTGDPQEIDCRHDSIKGLVLRAEFVRKR
- a CDS encoding SulP family inorganic anion transporter, producing MKTEAYTPKLFTVFREGYSVATFRADAIAGLTVAIVALPLAMALGIASGASPDKGLITAVVAGFLISALGGSRVQVGGPTGAFVVVIFNVIASHGYDGLLIATLLAGLILVAAGLLRFGQIIKYIPHPVVTGFTAGIAVIIASSQVKDFLGLSIDTVPADFLPKWQAYLGALPSANWAAIGVGAGALAIIITFRKFAPRLPGFLIAVVASSLAVALLNLPVDTIGSRFPDIPAGLPVPSFPEISLAKINAVLPSAFTIAFLAGIEALLSAVVADGMVGTRHRSNQELIGQGVANLGSALFGGLPATGAIARTATNIRSGAKTPVAGMMHAAFLLVFILFGTDLMAYVPMAALAAILFMVAWGMSEYQRFLALLRMPNSDRAVLLITFGLTVLVDLTVAIAVGVTLASLLFMARMAEAVEVDRSGRRDAELDAEDLDQRDDLPPGVEVFRIAGPFFFGVAGELLDTLRRVGQSPRVIILRMRLVPLLDASGAQALQEFVEQARLAGARVIVSGVQPQPRAMLGRIGLGEAAGRIAYAADYADAQALAVDLAEAK
- a CDS encoding IS3 family transposase (programmed frameshift), whose product is MKPKSSLKKSAPKAPAERVVKDIRRATRRHFSAEDKIRIVLEGLRGEDSIAELCRKEGIAQSLYYTWSKEFMEAGKRRLAGDTARAATTGEVHDLRREARALKECVADLTLENRLLKKHDRGWGRRRMRYPASEKLEIIRIVEQSHLPAKRTLDQLGIPRRTFYRWYDRYLEGGPEALEDRPSAPSRVWNRIGNDIRDQIVEMALETTELSPRELAVRFTDERRYFVSEATVYRLLKAHDLITSPAYVVVKAADAFHTKTTRPNEMWQTDFTYFKIIGWGWLYLSTVLDDFSRYIIAWKLCTTMRAEDVTDTLDLALAASGCDSATVLHKPRLLSDNGPSYIAGELAEYIEANKMTHVRGAPMHPQTQGKIERWHQTLKNRILLENYFLPGELEAQIEAFIDHYNHRRYHESLGNVTPADAYFGRAPAIIKQRERIKRQTIEYRRLQHRKLAA
- a CDS encoding helix-turn-helix domain-containing protein, encoding MITSQQMRAARALLGIDQRELAELAGLSLPTIQRMEASNGQVRGVVDTLVKVIGALEGAGIELLGEYSSSVGTGRGVRVRDVADTDPKAPGRALLSAKFPSRPEIR
- a CDS encoding DUF983 domain-containing protein, whose protein sequence is MQYHQSDRREWKVDTGKPSPLRDGAGDLHAIPANAVLPGSGWGAIYRGVRGRCPRCGDAKLFRAFLKPVDHCSACRQDWTHQQADDFPAYVSIFLTGHIMAPVIIALVQNTKLSLPALAAIIVSLMLGLMILFLQPAKGGIITLQWWFGMHGFMKERRPPEISDREG